In Elephas maximus indicus isolate mEleMax1 chromosome 4, mEleMax1 primary haplotype, whole genome shotgun sequence, a genomic segment contains:
- the LOC126075532 gene encoding olfactory receptor 12-like, whose protein sequence is MKSELNRNYSEVTEFILLGFRTSPELQVLLFLVFLLIYIVTVVGNISMIIVTKVDSRLHTPMYFFLRNLSCLDLCYSTVIAPKTLANFLSNEKKISYNGCVAQFFFFALFVTTEAFLLAVMAFDRFSAICSPLLYPVHISQKVCVRLVTGSYLCGAINSVVHTGFTFSLRFCEENRLDHFFCDVPALIEISCVDTFVNEIVLFVLSAFIVITTTMAILISYAYILSTVLKIPSTQDRSKTFSTCGSHIAAVSLFYGTVFFMYAQPGAIASPQQNKIVAVFYTLIIPMLNPLIYSLRNRDVKDAVKRILCGK, encoded by the coding sequence ATGAAGAGTGAGCTGAACAGGAATTACTCAGAGGTGACTGAGTTTATTCTACTGGGCTTCAGAACCTCTCCAGAGCTACAGGTCCTCTTATTCCTAGTGTTCTTGCTAATCTACATCGTCACTGTGGTGGGAAATATCAGCATGATAATTGTCACTAAGGTGGACTCCAGACTTCACACCCctatgtacttcttcctcagAAACTTGTCCTGTTTAGACCTCTGCTACTCCACTGTCATTGCTCCTAAAACTCTAGCCAACTTCTTGtctaatgaaaagaaaatttcttaCAATGGCTGTGTAGcccaatttttcttctttgcccTCTTTGTCACAACAGAAGCCTTCCTTCTGGCTGTGATGGCATTTGATCGATTCTCAGCCAtttgctctccccttctttacCCTGTGCACATCTCCCAGAAAGTCTGTGTTCGCTTAGTAACTGGCTCCTATCTCTGTGGAGCCATTAACTCCGTAGTACACACAGGTTTCACCTTCAGTTTGCGTTTCTGTGAAGAAAACAGATTGGACCACTTTTTCTGTGATGTCCCAGCCCTGATTGAGATCTCATGTGTTGACACCTTTGTGAATGAGATTGTGCTGTTTGTTCTCTCTGCTTTTATTGTCATCACTACGACAATGGCTATTCTGATATCTTATGCTTATATCCTCTCCACTGTCTTGAAGATCCCCTCGACTCAGGACAGGAGTAAGaccttctccacctgtggttcCCATATAGCAGCGGTAAGCTTATTCTATGGGACTGTGTTCTTCATGTATGCTCAACCTGGGGCCATTGCCTCACCCCAGCAAAACAAGATTGTTGCTGTGTTCTACACACTTATAATACCAATGCTCAACCCTCTAATATACAGTCTGAGAAACAGAGATGTGAAAGATGCTGTGAAAAGAATATTATGTGGGAAATGA